The proteins below come from a single Etheostoma spectabile isolate EspeVRDwgs_2016 chromosome 4, UIUC_Espe_1.0, whole genome shotgun sequence genomic window:
- the LOC116688226 gene encoding keratin, type I cytoskeletal 18, whose translation MSFRRSTIQQIPSSHFSLTRSTPQRAASMYAGSGSTRISSVSASSLRSGAPMTSSSSAFKLSSGMGGGMGSGFGSAGASVLTGAGAGAGIMGNERGAMQNLNDRLANYLETVRNLEQANKELEMKIMEALEKGGPDVRDYSKYQPIIDDLRKQIFDKITENARFVLQIDNARLAADDFKVKFDNEMAIRQSVEADIAGLKKLIDDTNLTRMNIENEIEAVKEELAFLKKNHDNEVMELRNQISQSGVQVDVDAPKGNDLAQIMEDVRGNYEKIVMKNVDELKRWHENQIAEVQVEVSQNTEALQGAQMERSDLSRQIQTLEIELASQQSLKASLEDTLRNTEQRNNMEMEKYNNIIIRLEEELTNLRTNIQHQTQEYEALLNMKMKLEAEIGTYKNLLDGEAFKLQDALDELVDAS comes from the exons ATGAGCTTCAGAAGATCCACCATACAACAGATACCGTCTTCCCACTTCTCCTTGACCCGCTCCACACCCCAGCGTGCTGCCAGCATGTATGCTGGTTCTGGTAGCACCCGCATTTCCTCTGTCTCCGCATCTTCCCTGCGGTCTGGTGCCCCAATgacctcttcttcctctgccttCAAGCTGAGCAGTGGAATGGGTGGTGGTATGGGTTCAGGTTTTGGTAGTGCTGGTGCGTCCGTGTTGACTGGTGCTGGTGCCGGTGCTGGGATCATGGGCAACGAGAGGGGGGCCATGCAGAACCTAAACGACCGCCTGGCTAACTACCTGGAGACGGTGAGAAACCTGGAACAGGCCAACAAGGAGCTCGAGATGAAGATCATGGAGGCTCTGGAGAAGGGAGGGCCCGATGTGAGGGACTACAGCAAGTATCAACCTATTATAGATGACCTACGAAAACAG ATCTTTGATAAGATTACGGAAAACGCTCGTTTTGTGCTCCAGATCGACAATGCCCGTCTTGCTGCTGACGACTTCAAAGTAAA GTTTGACAATGAGATGGCAATCCGCCAGTCTGTGGAGGCCGACATCGCTGGGCTGAAGAAACTCATAGATGACACCAACTTGACCAGAATGAACATTGAGAACGAGATTGAGGCTGTGAAGGAGGAACTCGCCTTCCTAAAGAAGAACCATGACAAT GAAGTGATGGAGTTGAGGAATCAGATTTCTCAGTCAGGCGTGCAAGTGGACGTTGACGCTCCCAAAGGCAATGACTTGGCCCAGATCATGGAGGACGTGAGGGGCAATTATGAGAAGATTGTCATGAAGAACGTAGATGAACTTAAACGATGGCATGAAAATCAG atTGCAGAAGTGCAGGTGGAGGTATCACAGAACACAGAAGCTCTCCAAGGAGCCCAAATGGAGAGGAGTGACTTATCCAGACAGATACAAACCCTGGAAATTGAACTTGCATCCCAACAGAGCTTA AAAGCTTCCTTAGAAGACACATTACGCAACACAGAACAACGAAACAACATGGAAATGGAGAAGTACAACAACATTATTATCCGTCTGGAAGAGGAGCTGACCAACTTGCGTACAAACATCCAGCATCAGACCcaagagtatgaggccctgctCAACATGAAGATGAAACTGGAGGCCGAGATTGGAACTTACAAGAATCTGCTGGATGGTGAAGCGTTCAA GCTCCAGGATGCACTGGATGAGCTGGTGGACGCAAGCTAA
- the LOC116687847 gene encoding keratin, type II cytoskeletal 8 isoform X1, producing MSVRALKTTTFSTVSSSRGPSQGFSSRSFSGYGGRGVGSGRQSYVVRSSYGGMSSSGAAVGAGGYNVAGGYIAGGSGQRGGGVECGYLGFGGGMGGGMAIEGVTPITAVTVNKSLLAPLNLEIDPNIQVVRTQEKDQIKTLNNRFASFIDKVRFLEQQNKMLETKWKLVQEQTTSHSNIDAMFEAYIANLRKQLNNLGHEKAKLESELHHMTGLVEDFKNKYEVEINKRNECENSFVLIKKDTDVAYMMKVELEAKLDGLSDEIEFLRQIYDTEIHELQSQIKDTSVVVEMDNSRNLDMDAIVAEVRAQYEDIANRSRAEAESWYQSKYEEMQQSAGKYGDDLKSTKAEIADMNRRIMRLQSEIDMVKAQRTNLEGQITEVEERGELAVKDAKLRIRDLEEALQRAKQDMTLQVRQYQELMNVKLALDIEIATYRKLLEGEEYRLATGIKTNISKHTSVNYNAYGLESSRTPSYVSCSFGGDKVSSDSIAVLEGATVKSATVTKTETVVIKTEEIKEEQQQTATEEPAAEEKEEKEQEEAEVVAEE from the exons ATGTCTGTCAGAGCTTTGAAGACCACCACCTTCTCCACTGTGTCCTCCTCCAGGGGACCATCCCAGGGCTTCAGCAGTCGCTCCTTCTCGGGCTACGGCGGACGTGGTGTGGGTAGTGGCAGGCAGAGCTATGTTGTACGCAGCTCCTATGGGGGAATGAGCAGCAGTGGGGCTGCTGTGGGTGCTGGGGGGTATAACGTGGCCGGTGGGTATATTGCTGGGGGGTCTGGACAAAGAGGAGGTGGAGTAGAGTGTGGCTATCTGGGCTTTGGTGGAGGTATGGGAGGTGGAATGGCCATTGAAGGGGTGACCCCCATCACAGCGGTGACCGTGAACAAGAGCCTACTGGCCCCCCTGAACCTGGAGATTGACCCCAACATCCAAGTGGTCCGCACACAGGAGAAGGATCAGATCAAGACCCTCAATAACCGCTTCGCCTCCTTCATTGACAAG GTACGCTTCCTTGAACAGCAGAACAAAATGCTTGAGACCAAGTGGAAACTTGTGCAGGAACAGACTACGTCTCACTCCAACATTGATGCCATGTTCGAAGCCTACATTGCCAACTTGCGTAAGCAGCTAAACAACTTGGGTCACGAAAAAGCTAAACTTGAGTCCGAGCTGCATCACATGACGGGTCTGGTTGAGGACTTCAAAAACAA GTACGAGGTTGAGATCAACAAGCGCAATGAGTGTGAGAACAGCTTTGTCCTCATAAAGAAG GACACTGACGTAGCCTACATGATGAAAGTGGAGCTGGAAGCCAAACTGGATGGGCTCTCTGATGAGATTGAGTTCCTAAGGCAGATCTATGATACA GAAATCCACGAGCTACAGAGCCAGATCAAGGACACCTCTGTTGTGGTGGAGATGGACAACAGCCGTAATCTGGACATGGACGCCATTGTCGCTGAAGTGCGTGCCCAATATGAAGACATTGCCAACCGGAGCAGAGCCGAGGCTGAGTCATGGTACCAGAGTAAG TACGAAGAGATGCAGCAGTCAGCTGGTAAATATGGTGACGACCTGAAGTCAACCAAGGCTGAGATTGCTGACATGAACCGCAGGATAATGAGGCTCCAGTCTGAAATAGACATGGTGAAAGCACAG CGAACCAATTTGGAAGGTCAAATCACAGAGGTTGAAGAGCGTGGTGAGCTGGCAGTGAAGGATGCTAAACTTCGCATCAGAGACCTGGAGGAAGCGCTCCAGAGAGCCAAGCAGGATATGACCCTTCAAGTCCGCCAGTACCAAGAACTGATGAATGTGAAGCTAGCTCTGGACATTGAAATTGCTACCTACAGGAAGCTGCTGGAAGGAGAGGAGTACAG GTTAGCAACTGGAATCAAGACCAATATATCCAAGCACACTT CTGTAAACTACAATGCCTACGGCCTGGAGAGCTCCCGAACCCCGTCCTACGTCAGCTGCTCCTTTGGCGGAGACAAGGTCAGCAGTGATTCTATCGCTGTCCTCGAGGGAGCAACAGTGAAGAGCGCCACAGTCACCAAGACAGAAACAGTGGTGATCAAGACGGAGGAGATtaaggaggagcagcagcagacagcAACTGAGGAGCCAGCTgctgaagagaaggaggagaaggagcaggaggaggcaGAAGTTGTGGCTGAGGAGTGA
- the LOC116687847 gene encoding keratin, type II cytoskeletal 8 isoform X2, which produces MSVRALKTTTFSTVSSSRGPSQGFSSRSFSGYGGRGVGSGRQSYVVRSSYGGMSSSGAAVGAGGYNVAGGYIAGGSGQRGGGVECGYLGFGGGMGGGMAIEGVTPITAVTVNKSLLAPLNLEIDPNIQVVRTQEKDQIKTLNNRFASFIDKVRFLEQQNKMLETKWKLVQEQTTSHSNIDAMFEAYIANLRKQLNNLGHEKAKLESELHHMTGLVEDFKNKYEVEINKRNECENSFVLIKKDTDVAYMMKVELEAKLDGLSDEIEFLRQIYDTEIHELQSQIKDTSVVVEMDNSRNLDMDAIVAEVRAQYEDIANRSRAEAESWYQSKYEEMQQSAGKYGDDLKSTKAEIADMNRRIMRLQSEIDMVKAQRTNLEGQITEVEERGELAVKDAKLRIRDLEEALQRAKQDMTLQVRQYQELMNVKLALDIEIATYRKLLEGEEYRLATGIKTNISKHTSVNYNAYGLESSRTPSYVSCSFGGDKVSSDSIAVLEGATVKSATVTKTETVVIKTEEIKEEEKEEKEQEEAEVVAEE; this is translated from the exons ATGTCTGTCAGAGCTTTGAAGACCACCACCTTCTCCACTGTGTCCTCCTCCAGGGGACCATCCCAGGGCTTCAGCAGTCGCTCCTTCTCGGGCTACGGCGGACGTGGTGTGGGTAGTGGCAGGCAGAGCTATGTTGTACGCAGCTCCTATGGGGGAATGAGCAGCAGTGGGGCTGCTGTGGGTGCTGGGGGGTATAACGTGGCCGGTGGGTATATTGCTGGGGGGTCTGGACAAAGAGGAGGTGGAGTAGAGTGTGGCTATCTGGGCTTTGGTGGAGGTATGGGAGGTGGAATGGCCATTGAAGGGGTGACCCCCATCACAGCGGTGACCGTGAACAAGAGCCTACTGGCCCCCCTGAACCTGGAGATTGACCCCAACATCCAAGTGGTCCGCACACAGGAGAAGGATCAGATCAAGACCCTCAATAACCGCTTCGCCTCCTTCATTGACAAG GTACGCTTCCTTGAACAGCAGAACAAAATGCTTGAGACCAAGTGGAAACTTGTGCAGGAACAGACTACGTCTCACTCCAACATTGATGCCATGTTCGAAGCCTACATTGCCAACTTGCGTAAGCAGCTAAACAACTTGGGTCACGAAAAAGCTAAACTTGAGTCCGAGCTGCATCACATGACGGGTCTGGTTGAGGACTTCAAAAACAA GTACGAGGTTGAGATCAACAAGCGCAATGAGTGTGAGAACAGCTTTGTCCTCATAAAGAAG GACACTGACGTAGCCTACATGATGAAAGTGGAGCTGGAAGCCAAACTGGATGGGCTCTCTGATGAGATTGAGTTCCTAAGGCAGATCTATGATACA GAAATCCACGAGCTACAGAGCCAGATCAAGGACACCTCTGTTGTGGTGGAGATGGACAACAGCCGTAATCTGGACATGGACGCCATTGTCGCTGAAGTGCGTGCCCAATATGAAGACATTGCCAACCGGAGCAGAGCCGAGGCTGAGTCATGGTACCAGAGTAAG TACGAAGAGATGCAGCAGTCAGCTGGTAAATATGGTGACGACCTGAAGTCAACCAAGGCTGAGATTGCTGACATGAACCGCAGGATAATGAGGCTCCAGTCTGAAATAGACATGGTGAAAGCACAG CGAACCAATTTGGAAGGTCAAATCACAGAGGTTGAAGAGCGTGGTGAGCTGGCAGTGAAGGATGCTAAACTTCGCATCAGAGACCTGGAGGAAGCGCTCCAGAGAGCCAAGCAGGATATGACCCTTCAAGTCCGCCAGTACCAAGAACTGATGAATGTGAAGCTAGCTCTGGACATTGAAATTGCTACCTACAGGAAGCTGCTGGAAGGAGAGGAGTACAG GTTAGCAACTGGAATCAAGACCAATATATCCAAGCACACTT CTGTAAACTACAATGCCTACGGCCTGGAGAGCTCCCGAACCCCGTCCTACGTCAGCTGCTCCTTTGGCGGAGACAAGGTCAGCAGTGATTCTATCGCTGTCCTCGAGGGAGCAACAGTGAAGAGCGCCACAGTCACCAAGACAGAAACAGTGGTGATCAAGACGGAGGAGATtaaggaggag gagaaggaggagaaggagcaggaggaggcaGAAGTTGTGGCTGAGGAGTGA
- the LOC116687847 gene encoding keratin, type II cytoskeletal 8 isoform X3 — translation MSVRALKTTTFSTVSSSRGPSQGFSSRSFSGYGGRGVGSGRQSYVVRSSYGGMSSSGAAVGAGGYNVAGGYIAGGSGQRGGGVECGYLGFGGGMGGGMAIEGVTPITAVTVNKSLLAPLNLEIDPNIQVVRTQEKDQIKTLNNRFASFIDKVRFLEQQNKMLETKWKLVQEQTTSHSNIDAMFEAYIANLRKQLNNLGHEKAKLESELHHMTGLVEDFKNKYEVEINKRNECENSFVLIKKDTDVAYMMKVELEAKLDGLSDEIEFLRQIYDTEIHELQSQIKDTSVVVEMDNSRNLDMDAIVAEVRAQYEDIANRSRAEAESWYQSKYEEMQQSAGKYGDDLKSTKAEIADMNRRIMRLQSEIDMVKAQRTNLEGQITEVEERGELAVKDAKLRIRDLEEALQRAKQDMTLQVRQYQELMNVKLALDIEIATYRKLLEGEEYRLATGIKTNISKHTSVNYNAYGLESSRTPSYVSCSFGGDKVSSDSIAVLEGATVKSATVTKTETVVIKTEEIKEEEEKEQEEAEVVAEE, via the exons ATGTCTGTCAGAGCTTTGAAGACCACCACCTTCTCCACTGTGTCCTCCTCCAGGGGACCATCCCAGGGCTTCAGCAGTCGCTCCTTCTCGGGCTACGGCGGACGTGGTGTGGGTAGTGGCAGGCAGAGCTATGTTGTACGCAGCTCCTATGGGGGAATGAGCAGCAGTGGGGCTGCTGTGGGTGCTGGGGGGTATAACGTGGCCGGTGGGTATATTGCTGGGGGGTCTGGACAAAGAGGAGGTGGAGTAGAGTGTGGCTATCTGGGCTTTGGTGGAGGTATGGGAGGTGGAATGGCCATTGAAGGGGTGACCCCCATCACAGCGGTGACCGTGAACAAGAGCCTACTGGCCCCCCTGAACCTGGAGATTGACCCCAACATCCAAGTGGTCCGCACACAGGAGAAGGATCAGATCAAGACCCTCAATAACCGCTTCGCCTCCTTCATTGACAAG GTACGCTTCCTTGAACAGCAGAACAAAATGCTTGAGACCAAGTGGAAACTTGTGCAGGAACAGACTACGTCTCACTCCAACATTGATGCCATGTTCGAAGCCTACATTGCCAACTTGCGTAAGCAGCTAAACAACTTGGGTCACGAAAAAGCTAAACTTGAGTCCGAGCTGCATCACATGACGGGTCTGGTTGAGGACTTCAAAAACAA GTACGAGGTTGAGATCAACAAGCGCAATGAGTGTGAGAACAGCTTTGTCCTCATAAAGAAG GACACTGACGTAGCCTACATGATGAAAGTGGAGCTGGAAGCCAAACTGGATGGGCTCTCTGATGAGATTGAGTTCCTAAGGCAGATCTATGATACA GAAATCCACGAGCTACAGAGCCAGATCAAGGACACCTCTGTTGTGGTGGAGATGGACAACAGCCGTAATCTGGACATGGACGCCATTGTCGCTGAAGTGCGTGCCCAATATGAAGACATTGCCAACCGGAGCAGAGCCGAGGCTGAGTCATGGTACCAGAGTAAG TACGAAGAGATGCAGCAGTCAGCTGGTAAATATGGTGACGACCTGAAGTCAACCAAGGCTGAGATTGCTGACATGAACCGCAGGATAATGAGGCTCCAGTCTGAAATAGACATGGTGAAAGCACAG CGAACCAATTTGGAAGGTCAAATCACAGAGGTTGAAGAGCGTGGTGAGCTGGCAGTGAAGGATGCTAAACTTCGCATCAGAGACCTGGAGGAAGCGCTCCAGAGAGCCAAGCAGGATATGACCCTTCAAGTCCGCCAGTACCAAGAACTGATGAATGTGAAGCTAGCTCTGGACATTGAAATTGCTACCTACAGGAAGCTGCTGGAAGGAGAGGAGTACAG GTTAGCAACTGGAATCAAGACCAATATATCCAAGCACACTT CTGTAAACTACAATGCCTACGGCCTGGAGAGCTCCCGAACCCCGTCCTACGTCAGCTGCTCCTTTGGCGGAGACAAGGTCAGCAGTGATTCTATCGCTGTCCTCGAGGGAGCAACAGTGAAGAGCGCCACAGTCACCAAGACAGAAACAGTGGTGATCAAGACGGAGGAGATtaaggagg aggaggagaaggagcaggaggaggcaGAAGTTGTGGCTGAGGAGTGA